From one uncultured Methanoregula sp. genomic stretch:
- a CDS encoding tetrahydromethanopterin S-methyltransferase subunit F, which yields MAEDSKSTGPVRMVAIENMVENIRYKSQILARTNKIDSAVTASGLVGFIAGLLLALILIVLPALLMG from the coding sequence ATGGCAGAAGACTCAAAATCAACCGGACCAGTCAGGATGGTAGCGATCGAAAACATGGTGGAAAATATCCGCTACAAGTCGCAGATCCTGGCAAGGACCAACAAGATTGACTCGGCAGTCACCGCAAGCGGTTTAGTCGGGTTCATTGCAGGGTTACTCCTTGCGCTGATCCTGATCGTGCTGCCGGCATTACTTATGGGATGA
- the mtrA gene encoding tetrahydromethanopterin S-methyltransferase subunit A, whose amino-acid sequence MADKKSPASGWPLIKGDFHSGDANSPVAVVTMGSHLDEQGICDAGAALCGSCKTENLGLEKVIANVIANPNIRFVLFVGTEVKGHLSGQTFAALHKGGVKDGRVVGAEGAIPFIENLTDVNIKRFQEQTEIVNIMESEDIGAIKAKINELKARDPGAFAAEAMVVEVKEAAGGQEVGAASANPQFLEIEKRLDKIEKKIEFVDAEIAQRVGRKIGRDIGILYGLVAGLTVFVMLLFLLQKLMTQV is encoded by the coding sequence ATGGCAGACAAGAAATCACCAGCAAGTGGCTGGCCACTCATCAAGGGTGACTTCCACTCAGGCGACGCAAACAGCCCAGTGGCTGTTGTCACCATGGGTTCACACCTCGATGAACAGGGCATCTGCGATGCCGGCGCGGCACTCTGCGGATCCTGTAAGACCGAGAACCTCGGTCTTGAGAAGGTCATCGCCAACGTTATCGCCAACCCCAATATCAGGTTCGTCCTGTTCGTAGGTACTGAAGTCAAAGGTCACCTGTCAGGTCAGACCTTCGCTGCACTCCACAAGGGCGGCGTCAAGGACGGCAGAGTCGTCGGCGCTGAAGGTGCTATCCCCTTCATCGAGAACCTCACTGACGTTAATATCAAGCGCTTCCAGGAACAGACGGAAATCGTCAACATCATGGAAAGCGAAGACATCGGCGCAATCAAGGCCAAGATCAACGAACTCAAGGCCCGGGACCCGGGCGCGTTCGCTGCTGAAGCCATGGTCGTCGAAGTCAAGGAAGCTGCAGGTGGACAGGAAGTTGGTGCTGCAAGTGCTAACCCCCAGTTCCTCGAAATCGAGAAGAGACTCGACAAGATCGAGAAGAAGATCGAGTTCGTGGATGCGGAAATCGCGCAGCGTGTTGGAAGAAAAATTGGACGGGATATCGGTATCCTGTACGGCCTGGTAGCAGGGTTAACCGTATTTGTGATGCTGTTGTTCCTTCTCCAGAAATTGATGACGCAGGTATAA
- the mtrH gene encoding tetrahydromethanopterin S-methyltransferase subunit H, with protein MFRFEKEQSVWDFNGTKIGGQPGEYPTVLGASIFYNKHECVLDDKKGTIDKAKAEALWNRCQVLSDMTGIPHFIQIIAEYGEAFESYFNWFDSIDNKTAFLMDSSVPAALAHACKYVTDVGLANRAIYNSINGSIMPESIEALKNSDVDAAIVLAFNPADPSVAGREKVLCEGGVAGQTKGMLEIAEYCGIKRPILDTAATPLGLGSGGSYREILACKAIHGYPTGGAYHNMTVSWTWLKRWKGTSKTPSVLQAGYAGKDALLQQMSHHYLGGIEGIKQAAWSAPDIGCNMIASTLGADLIMYGPIENVEAMITAQAYTDIVVLEATRQLGIECKSESHPFFKLI; from the coding sequence ATGTTCAGATTTGAAAAAGAACAGAGTGTCTGGGACTTCAACGGCACCAAGATCGGCGGACAGCCCGGCGAGTACCCGACTGTCCTTGGTGCTTCTATCTTCTACAACAAGCACGAGTGCGTGCTTGACGACAAGAAAGGAACAATCGACAAGGCAAAGGCAGAAGCCTTATGGAACCGCTGTCAGGTCCTCTCGGACATGACCGGAATTCCGCACTTCATCCAGATCATTGCGGAATACGGGGAAGCATTCGAGAGCTACTTCAACTGGTTCGACTCGATCGACAACAAGACCGCGTTCTTAATGGACTCGTCGGTTCCGGCCGCACTTGCCCACGCATGCAAGTACGTTACGGATGTCGGCCTTGCAAACCGTGCGATCTACAACTCGATCAACGGTTCGATCATGCCAGAGAGCATTGAAGCACTCAAGAACAGTGACGTCGATGCAGCCATTGTCCTCGCATTCAACCCGGCAGACCCGTCAGTTGCAGGAAGAGAGAAGGTGCTCTGCGAAGGCGGCGTTGCCGGTCAGACCAAGGGTATGCTCGAGATCGCAGAGTACTGCGGTATCAAGCGCCCGATTCTCGACACAGCAGCAACCCCCCTCGGCCTTGGCTCTGGTGGCTCCTACCGTGAGATCCTTGCCTGCAAGGCGATCCACGGTTACCCCACCGGTGGTGCATACCACAACATGACCGTTTCCTGGACCTGGCTCAAGCGCTGGAAGGGAACAAGCAAGACCCCCTCCGTACTCCAGGCAGGATACGCAGGCAAGGACGCCCTGCTCCAGCAGATGTCCCACCACTACCTCGGCGGTATTGAGGGCATCAAGCAGGCCGCATGGTCAGCACCCGATATCGGCTGCAACATGATTGCAAGCACCCTCGGTGCAGACCTGATTATGTACGGACCTATCGAAAACGTCGAAGCAATGATCACCGCACAGGCCTACACGGACATTGTCGTCCTTGAGGCAACCCGTCAGCTCGGGATCGAGTGCAAATCAGAAAGCCACCCCTTCTTTAAACTCATTTAA
- a CDS encoding tetratricopeptide repeat protein: MDVPALLDKAHHQMKVGRYDDAIALYNTVLEMNANNTAALENMGKCYYYLGRHEDALATYDKAISINPNLITVWFEKGYTLRKIHRHEDAIVCFEHALKIDPEYTFALANKGYSLNELGRYEEAIACFDAILEWSPKNIRAMTSKGIALRELGKNEEALAFFDKALDFNPVNSFVYYNKAIALRNLGRSREADECIKIVNLPRGPGRA; encoded by the coding sequence ATGGACGTACCTGCATTACTGGATAAGGCGCATCATCAGATGAAAGTCGGGCGCTATGATGACGCTATTGCCCTGTACAATACCGTTCTTGAGATGAACGCGAATAATACAGCAGCGCTTGAGAATATGGGCAAGTGCTACTATTATCTTGGTCGGCACGAAGATGCCCTTGCTACCTACGATAAGGCTATTTCCATCAACCCGAACCTCATCACGGTCTGGTTCGAGAAAGGCTATACCCTTAGGAAGATCCACCGGCACGAAGATGCTATCGTCTGTTTTGAACATGCCCTGAAGATCGATCCGGAGTATACATTCGCCCTTGCGAACAAAGGATATTCATTGAACGAACTCGGGCGGTACGAAGAAGCGATTGCGTGTTTCGATGCGATTCTGGAATGGAGCCCGAAGAATATCCGGGCAATGACCTCGAAAGGTATTGCTCTGCGCGAGCTCGGGAAAAATGAAGAGGCACTCGCCTTCTTCGATAAAGCCCTCGACTTCAACCCTGTCAACTCGTTCGTCTATTACAACAAGGCGATAGCACTCCGCAACCTTGGCCGGTCCAGGGAAGCCGATGAATGCATCAAGATCGTCAACCTCCCCCGTGGTCCCGGAAGAGCGTAA
- a CDS encoding rubredoxin, which yields MVKTTATKKKSVKAKTAKPAVAKKGVAVAAKKAVTTKKAATAPVKKVTKNVTKKPVQKPVVKAPAKKKVTKKAGQAPARYRCRLCGYIYSPLRGEPHNGIPVGTEFDDLPDSYVCPVCGQQGKGRIGKWGFEEWRPTRYLCSMCNYVYDEKRGEPHRGIKPGTKFEDLPDDYTCPVCALDPKIRVQFGKVFKQGFEPLYLG from the coding sequence ATGGTAAAAACCACCGCAACCAAGAAGAAGAGTGTCAAAGCGAAGACTGCAAAGCCGGCTGTGGCAAAAAAAGGTGTCGCAGTGGCAGCTAAAAAAGCCGTAACCACGAAAAAAGCCGCGACAGCCCCGGTAAAGAAGGTCACAAAGAATGTTACCAAAAAACCCGTTCAGAAACCGGTGGTAAAGGCTCCCGCGAAGAAGAAAGTAACAAAAAAGGCAGGACAGGCACCTGCCCGGTACCGGTGCAGGTTGTGCGGGTACATTTACTCCCCTCTCCGTGGAGAACCGCATAACGGGATTCCCGTCGGCACGGAATTTGATGATCTCCCCGACAGCTATGTCTGTCCGGTCTGTGGTCAGCAGGGAAAAGGCAGGATCGGCAAATGGGGCTTTGAAGAGTGGCGCCCGACCCGCTATCTCTGCTCGATGTGCAATTATGTCTACGATGAGAAGCGGGGCGAGCCCCACCGGGGAATAAAGCCCGGGACAAAGTTCGAGGATCTCCCGGACGATTATACCTGCCCGGTCTGTGCCCTGGATCCCAAGATCCGTGTGCAGTTCGGCAAGGTATTCAAACAGGGATTCGAACCCCTCTACCTCGGGTAA
- a CDS encoding MarC family protein: MQELIPGIIYTFSALFIILDPLLSVPIFAAMTKGQTPAEIHKQAFIAVAVAGGLMYVFLIFNTAIFTILGLKLPAFQIAGGILLFLLGLQYALGIEIGHSKERSNTAVGVVIGTPLLCGPGTITTVMLLSRDYGLLIPFIAITLTLIATWLVLYFAGTIQRILGEVVTDIMGKVLGMLVAAIAVQIIASGVLAYIKMI; encoded by the coding sequence ATGCAGGAACTCATTCCCGGAATCATCTACACATTCTCTGCCCTCTTTATCATCCTTGATCCGCTCCTGTCCGTGCCGATCTTCGCGGCCATGACCAAGGGGCAGACCCCGGCGGAGATCCACAAGCAGGCGTTCATCGCTGTCGCCGTTGCCGGCGGACTGATGTACGTCTTCCTCATCTTCAACACGGCCATCTTCACCATTCTCGGGCTGAAGCTGCCGGCCTTCCAGATAGCCGGCGGGATACTGCTCTTCCTCCTGGGTCTCCAGTATGCGCTGGGTATCGAGATCGGGCATTCCAAGGAGAGATCCAATACCGCCGTCGGCGTAGTCATCGGGACTCCGCTCCTCTGTGGTCCGGGGACTATCACGACCGTGATGCTCCTCTCGCGGGACTATGGACTCCTCATCCCGTTCATCGCGATCACCCTTACGCTGATTGCCACCTGGCTTGTCCTCTATTTTGCCGGTACAATCCAGCGCATCCTCGGGGAAGTGGTCACAGATATTATGGGAAAAGTGCTGGGCATGCTGGTGGCAGCGATCGCCGTCCAGATCATTGCGTCGGGAGTCCTGGCTTATATCAAGATGATCTGA
- a CDS encoding phosphatidylglycerol lysyltransferase domain-containing protein, giving the protein MLRQEDFKPVTLADRSFFEQHYARYPQVHSDNTFTNMVCWNHYAQYTYAYVEKNVILASTIEGVTRFRPPIGPRNPALLRSLIRLASDVSDNEPIVLIDPDTALWMREICPGINIVADRNHFEYVYRSVDLAELPGKNYLTIRRQVSKFRRNCTSVVEPITRENWAEVKRFLIEWCEWKGCESDKVLAHEKEAVFFAIDHLDELPLRGLIIRVFSKIGAMSLFEPLNADTALVHFEKGLPDCEGIYKAINTETAARLVDKFAFINRESDLGVGGLREAKMRYHPDHMVEVYSMKLDS; this is encoded by the coding sequence ATGCTGCGGCAGGAGGATTTCAAACCGGTCACTCTTGCTGACCGGTCTTTTTTTGAGCAGCATTATGCCCGGTACCCCCAGGTGCATAGTGACAACACGTTCACGAATATGGTCTGCTGGAACCACTATGCGCAATACACGTACGCGTATGTGGAAAAGAACGTCATCCTTGCGAGTACCATTGAAGGCGTGACCCGCTTCCGGCCCCCGATAGGCCCCCGGAATCCCGCTCTTCTCCGGTCTCTGATCCGTCTCGCCTCGGATGTCAGCGACAATGAACCCATTGTGCTCATCGATCCTGACACCGCCCTCTGGATGCGGGAGATCTGTCCCGGTATAAACATCGTTGCGGACCGGAACCATTTCGAGTATGTGTACCGGTCTGTCGATCTTGCGGAGCTGCCCGGGAAAAATTACCTGACAATACGCCGCCAGGTAAGTAAGTTCCGGCGCAACTGCACGAGTGTCGTTGAACCCATTACACGGGAGAACTGGGCAGAGGTCAAACGTTTCCTCATCGAATGGTGCGAGTGGAAAGGGTGCGAGAGCGACAAAGTGCTTGCCCATGAGAAGGAAGCCGTCTTTTTTGCCATCGATCATCTCGATGAATTGCCACTGCGGGGTCTGATCATCCGTGTTTTTTCCAAGATCGGCGCCATGTCTCTCTTCGAGCCCCTCAATGCAGATACCGCGCTCGTTCATTTTGAGAAAGGATTACCGGACTGTGAAGGGATCTATAAAGCGATCAACACTGAAACTGCGGCAAGGCTTGTGGATAAGTTTGCCTTCATCAACCGGGAGAGCGACCTTGGTGTTGGCGGTCTGCGGGAAGCCAAGATGCGCTACCACCCGGATCACATGGTTGAAGTATACTCGATGAAACTGGACTCCTGA
- a CDS encoding GNAT family N-acetyltransferase encodes MKALAEGIAIRCVLSWNGDEIVDLYRAGGWWKEEYNPAEIPRLIRGSFVFAVAVDEKNGRAVGMGRVISDGVSDGYVQDLVVLPQFRKLGIGVRLIAALVQKCRESGVLWLCLVAEPGTEQFYAPLGFSKMEGHVPLMFRGDS; translated from the coding sequence GTGAAAGCTTTGGCGGAAGGCATTGCAATCCGGTGTGTTTTGTCCTGGAACGGAGACGAAATCGTGGATCTTTATCGTGCGGGAGGATGGTGGAAAGAGGAGTACAATCCCGCAGAAATCCCGCGACTGATCCGGGGAAGTTTTGTTTTTGCCGTTGCTGTTGATGAGAAAAACGGCAGGGCCGTCGGGATGGGGCGGGTGATCTCGGATGGGGTCTCGGACGGGTACGTTCAGGATCTCGTTGTGCTTCCGCAGTTCCGGAAGCTGGGGATCGGTGTACGGCTTATTGCGGCACTTGTACAGAAATGCCGGGAGTCAGGAGTCTTATGGCTCTGTCTTGTTGCCGAACCCGGAACGGAACAGTTCTACGCCCCTCTGGGATTCTCAAAGATGGAAGGGCACGTTCCCCTCATGTTCCGGGGTGATTCGTAA
- a CDS encoding (d)CMP kinase: MRITVSGLPGSGTTSLSRYLAQRHGFEMISAGEVFRQLAKEHNLELAGFGRLAEEDSSYDKMIDARQKEIAEARDNIIVEGRLSGWMVPGADLKIWLFAPIDCRIQRIAFRDQVLDETTAKQLTLEREQCEAGRYRSYYDIDINDLSAYHMVLNSGHWGVEGLGSIVDAAIEQLKT; the protein is encoded by the coding sequence ATGCGGATCACCGTGAGCGGGTTGCCCGGCAGCGGGACAACCTCTCTCTCACGGTATCTTGCACAGCGACATGGGTTTGAGATGATCTCTGCAGGCGAGGTATTTCGCCAGCTTGCAAAGGAACACAACTTGGAACTGGCCGGGTTCGGTCGCCTTGCCGAGGAAGATTCTTCGTACGACAAGATGATCGATGCCCGCCAGAAAGAGATTGCAGAAGCGCGGGACAATATCATCGTCGAAGGCCGGCTTTCCGGCTGGATGGTACCGGGAGCGGATCTCAAGATCTGGTTGTTTGCCCCCATCGACTGCCGTATCCAGCGGATCGCGTTCCGCGACCAGGTTCTCGATGAAACCACGGCAAAACAGCTCACGCTCGAACGCGAGCAGTGCGAAGCCGGGCGTTACCGCTCCTACTATGATATCGATATCAATGATCTCTCGGCCTATCATATGGTTCTCAATTCCGGTCACTGGGGTGTTGAAGGCCTGGGTTCGATCGTTGATGCTGCAATAGAGCAGCTCAAAACCTGA
- a CDS encoding EMC3/TMCO1 family protein, translated as MDFGKIWDKYGMYIALGFMMLMMLSYSVEWLRVGVGKGINTALAPAVDGFGIPFFVLIIILSAFTGLYSSIIQKYTIDYDKMTETQERMKEFQKEYREAQLSQDEKRIKKLEARRDRVMKEQLEMSQQQFKPMAYILVITVPIFFWLLFRLSEVHTTITMPYLGTHNLNEAALWIIPAWIFWYMICSITLSQVIRKSLNIGGL; from the coding sequence ATGGATTTTGGAAAGATCTGGGATAAATACGGCATGTACATAGCCCTCGGTTTCATGATGCTGATGATGTTATCGTACAGCGTCGAATGGCTGAGGGTTGGCGTAGGGAAGGGCATAAATACGGCCCTTGCCCCCGCTGTTGACGGGTTCGGCATCCCGTTCTTCGTTCTTATTATCATCTTGTCAGCCTTCACCGGCCTGTACTCCTCCATAATCCAGAAGTACACGATCGATTATGACAAGATGACCGAGACCCAGGAGCGCATGAAGGAGTTCCAGAAAGAGTACCGGGAAGCCCAGCTCTCCCAGGATGAGAAGCGTATCAAGAAACTGGAGGCAAGACGGGACCGGGTAATGAAGGAGCAGCTGGAGATGTCTCAGCAGCAGTTCAAGCCCATGGCTTATATCCTTGTCATAACCGTACCTATCTTCTTCTGGCTCCTATTCCGGCTCTCCGAGGTCCATACCACGATTACCATGCCATATCTCGGCACCCATAACCTGAACGAAGCGGCCCTCTGGATCATTCCTGCCTGGATCTTCTGGTACATGATCTGTTCTATCACCCTAAGTCAGGTGATCCGGAAATCCTTAAACATCGGGGGTCTCTGA
- a CDS encoding adenylate kinase yields MVGKKVIITGVPGVGKTTVVNEALKKLKGEGIEYQSLNFGTFMFEVAKNDKVVENRDQMRTLDRAVQKRLQQRAGQAIAQVSGNVLIDTHASVKTSKGYLAGLPEWVLREIMPDIIVLVETDDDQILMRRLTDETRIRDKEGSRSIGEHQQFNRSIAAAYATLTGCTIKIITNPDFLLERASSELAEVLR; encoded by the coding sequence ATGGTGGGAAAAAAGGTCATCATAACCGGTGTACCCGGGGTCGGCAAGACCACGGTTGTCAACGAGGCATTGAAGAAACTCAAAGGTGAGGGTATCGAATACCAGTCACTCAACTTCGGCACGTTCATGTTCGAGGTCGCGAAGAACGACAAGGTTGTCGAGAACCGCGACCAGATGCGCACACTGGACCGGGCCGTACAGAAACGGCTCCAGCAGCGCGCGGGACAGGCGATTGCCCAGGTGTCGGGGAATGTGCTGATCGATACCCATGCTTCGGTTAAAACTTCAAAGGGCTACCTTGCGGGGCTTCCCGAATGGGTGCTCCGCGAGATCATGCCGGATATTATCGTCCTTGTTGAAACGGATGATGACCAGATTCTCATGCGCCGTCTTACCGACGAAACCCGCATTCGCGACAAGGAAGGCTCGCGCTCAATTGGCGAGCACCAGCAGTTCAACCGGTCGATTGCGGCCGCGTATGCAACGCTGACAGGATGCACAATAAAGATTATAACAAATCCCGACTTTTTGCTGGAACGCGCATCGTCGGAACTGGCAGAAGTCCTCAGGTGA
- the secY gene encoding preprotein translocase subunit SecY — protein sequence MGNLLDRMEPLLAAMPAVKSPEGHVHFKNKLLWTLGILILYFVLTNIPVFGLAPANQDLFAAWRALLAGASGSIVHLGIGPIVTASIVLQLLKGADILHIDTSETRGQVMYMGLQKILIIVMIIIEAAPNLVGGFLQPDPVIASQFFGGNLFAVSLLIFLQICIGGVLVFLMDEVVTKWGIGSGVGLFIIAGISQALISGFINWAKVTDQYPVGFFPRLIAIGLDGGNYMTYFGTEMLAFITTIAIFLIIVYVESTRIEIPLAHAQIRGARARFPVKLIYASVLPMILVRVLQANIQMVGMFLSNVGITIFGTFENGSPVSGIMYYLAPINGPNQWMWWIHDLGHAPWQVLLRLGVDTTFMVVGGAIFALFWIKTAGLDSKDVARQIQLSGMSIPGYRRNPQVLEKYLDRYIPRVTIIGGVFIGVLSVVANLFGVIGSVSGTGLLLTVSITYRLYEEIASQQIMEMYPFMRTFFGKE from the coding sequence ATGGGAAACCTGCTGGATCGAATGGAACCCCTGCTCGCTGCGATGCCCGCAGTCAAGAGCCCTGAAGGCCACGTTCATTTTAAAAACAAACTGCTCTGGACGTTAGGAATTCTGATTCTGTATTTTGTCCTGACGAATATTCCGGTGTTTGGTCTCGCTCCTGCAAACCAGGATCTGTTTGCAGCATGGCGGGCCCTTCTTGCCGGTGCAAGCGGATCGATCGTCCACCTTGGTATTGGGCCGATCGTCACAGCATCCATCGTGCTCCAGCTCCTCAAGGGTGCAGATATCCTTCACATTGACACGAGCGAGACGCGCGGGCAAGTCATGTACATGGGTCTGCAGAAGATCCTCATCATCGTGATGATCATTATCGAGGCTGCCCCGAACCTTGTCGGAGGATTCCTGCAGCCCGATCCCGTTATCGCCAGCCAGTTCTTCGGCGGCAACCTGTTTGCGGTATCCTTGCTTATATTCCTCCAGATCTGTATCGGAGGCGTTCTCGTCTTCCTGATGGATGAAGTTGTGACCAAGTGGGGTATCGGCTCCGGGGTCGGCCTCTTCATCATAGCCGGGATATCCCAGGCATTGATCAGCGGGTTCATCAACTGGGCCAAAGTCACGGACCAGTACCCGGTCGGGTTCTTCCCCCGTCTTATCGCGATAGGTCTTGACGGCGGCAATTACATGACCTATTTCGGGACGGAGATGCTCGCGTTCATCACAACTATCGCCATCTTCCTCATCATCGTTTACGTCGAATCCACACGTATCGAGATTCCCCTTGCCCACGCGCAGATTCGCGGGGCGCGGGCTCGTTTCCCGGTAAAACTGATCTACGCCAGCGTTCTGCCGATGATCCTTGTCCGGGTCCTGCAGGCCAACATCCAGATGGTGGGCATGTTCCTCTCGAACGTGGGTATTACCATCTTCGGCACGTTCGAAAATGGTTCTCCCGTCAGTGGGATCATGTATTATCTCGCTCCCATCAATGGACCCAACCAGTGGATGTGGTGGATACATGATCTCGGCCATGCCCCATGGCAGGTTCTATTACGGCTGGGAGTAGATACAACATTCATGGTGGTCGGAGGTGCGATCTTCGCGCTCTTCTGGATCAAAACTGCGGGGCTCGATTCAAAAGATGTCGCCCGGCAGATCCAGCTCTCGGGTATGTCCATCCCTGGCTACCGCAGGAACCCGCAGGTACTGGAAAAGTACCTTGACCGGTATATCCCCCGTGTCACGATTATCGGTGGCGTCTTCATTGGTGTGCTCAGTGTTGTTGCAAACCTCTTTGGTGTCATCGGCTCCGTGAGCGGAACAGGACTGCTCCTTACGGTGAGTATCACCTATCGTCTCTACGAAGAGATCGCAAGCCAGCAGATCATGGAGATGTACCCGTTCATGCGGACATTCTTTGGCAAGGAGTAG
- a CDS encoding uL15m family ribosomal protein, whose protein sequence is MPTNKRSKYRGSRTCGGGTHKNRRGAGNRGGRGRAGINAHHFVKWYKEMGGPVFGKNGFCNQIATDVIAIDVGALDQIIPSLLAQGIAKQDGDVVVINVADMGIEKILGSGKVTKKINISASSFSEIAKAKIEKMGGKALVV, encoded by the coding sequence ATGCCAACGAACAAGCGTTCAAAGTACCGCGGATCGCGGACATGCGGTGGCGGTACCCACAAGAACCGCCGTGGTGCAGGTAACCGCGGTGGCAGGGGTCGGGCCGGTATCAACGCCCACCACTTTGTCAAGTGGTACAAGGAAATGGGCGGCCCGGTCTTTGGAAAGAACGGGTTCTGCAACCAGATCGCCACCGACGTCATTGCAATTGATGTCGGGGCACTGGACCAGATTATACCGTCGCTCCTCGCACAGGGAATTGCCAAGCAGGATGGAGATGTCGTTGTGATCAATGTCGCCGATATGGGGATCGAGAAGATTCTTGGCAGCGGCAAAGTCACAAAAAAGATAAACATCTCTGCCTCAAGTTTCTCTGAGATTGCGAAGGCAAAGATCGAGAAAATGGGTGGCAAGGCACTCGTTGTCTAA
- a CDS encoding 50S ribosomal protein L30 translates to MYAVVQVRGVVKTRQDIRDTLKMLRLHHINHCVLVQDSPENLGMIRKVKDYVAFGEVDATTVETLLQTRGRVIGDAPLTDEYIKSNSTYGSIAEFAKALASGETKLRDVPGLKPVLRLHPPRKGYKTTKRTFPQGGALGYYGQEINTLLYKMR, encoded by the coding sequence ATGTACGCTGTTGTTCAGGTCCGCGGGGTTGTAAAGACCCGGCAGGACATCAGGGACACGCTCAAGATGCTGCGCCTTCACCACATCAACCACTGCGTGCTCGTGCAGGATTCACCCGAGAATCTTGGTATGATCCGCAAGGTCAAGGATTACGTTGCGTTCGGCGAAGTAGATGCAACAACTGTCGAGACCCTCCTGCAGACCCGTGGCAGGGTTATCGGCGATGCACCGCTGACCGATGAGTACATCAAGTCCAACTCAACGTATGGCAGCATTGCGGAATTCGCAAAGGCACTTGCAAGCGGCGAGACGAAACTGCGTGATGTCCCGGGTCTCAAACCCGTTCTCCGCCTTCACCCGCCCCGCAAGGGATACAAAACGACCAAGCGCACGTTCCCCCAGGGAGGAGCGCTTGGCTACTATGGCCAGGAGATTAACACTCTCCTCTACAAGATGAGGTGA
- a CDS encoding 30S ribosomal protein S5, giving the protein MAYEKQEWRPVTGLGKLVASGEIKSIDQVLESGRPIKEPEIVDAFLPDLEDEVLDIAMMQRMTDSGRRVQFRAVVIVGNRNGYIGFGQGKDVQVGDAIKKAIVKAKMNLVKVRRGCGSWECGCDVTHSIPMQVTGTAGSVKVTLKPAPQGIGLVTGDISKKVLELAGIKDAWTFARGQTRTTINFAKATFNALKETNMIRTGGSQ; this is encoded by the coding sequence ATGGCATACGAAAAGCAGGAATGGCGCCCGGTCACCGGTCTTGGCAAACTCGTCGCCTCGGGAGAGATCAAGAGCATTGATCAGGTCCTTGAAAGCGGCAGGCCGATCAAGGAACCCGAGATCGTCGATGCGTTCCTCCCGGATCTGGAGGATGAAGTCCTCGATATTGCCATGATGCAGCGGATGACCGATTCAGGTCGCCGTGTCCAGTTCCGTGCTGTTGTCATTGTCGGCAACCGGAACGGGTATATCGGGTTTGGCCAGGGTAAGGATGTCCAGGTCGGCGATGCGATCAAGAAGGCAATCGTCAAGGCAAAGATGAACCTCGTCAAGGTACGGCGTGGCTGTGGCAGCTGGGAATGCGGGTGCGATGTAACGCACTCAATCCCCATGCAGGTCACCGGAACCGCAGGCAGCGTCAAGGTCACCCTCAAGCCCGCACCTCAGGGTATCGGGCTTGTTACCGGTGATATCAGCAAAAAAGTGCTCGAACTTGCCGGCATCAAGGATGCCTGGACCTTTGCCCGCGGGCAGACCCGCACAACGATCAACTTTGCAAAGGCTACGTTCAATGCACTCAAGGAGACCAACATGATCCGGACCGGGGGGTCACAGTAA